In the Streptomyces sp. cg36 genome, one interval contains:
- a CDS encoding SAV_2336 N-terminal domain-related protein, which translates to MNPAPRAETAVSATLTALVARLREAELQPTAQELADALWLADYASPAARPGPPVPQTQPRFTGGPGVKPPGDTETPPPDGPAPARSGPGPAPTRTRTYEGQADLYTPGPGTRQDGGREADGRRTAPPGGPGGARVAAPAAATLPEPAALQRALRPLQQYRTPARSAGHRLDEQATADRAADLGLVVPVLKPDRRRQARLALLMDVSSSTVVWQQTLDELRQVCERAGAFREVRVHFLHEDADGRPRVGGSPAPGGRLVDPSQLWDPAGRRLTLLLSDCAGPMWRSGQLQRMLYGLSGAAPLAVVQPLPQRMWRSTHLPTRQGVLRRREGPAGRLEFRPRRPERGQAAQGVPVPVLALRQSSFGSWARLVSGGSEQSMEAAVGRVRADHGAAPGSPRAEQGLPPDERLAAFRATASPDAAQLAACLSAAPLVLPVMQLVQRAMLVNSGPEVLAEVLLSGLLKASDGQGADRAPGYVFVDGVRERLLDRLGAGGAALVLKHCSEYVERRYGRTVRNFPALAAAVLAGSVDPGGPAPAGPSDDPRMRLFARVSSQVLRRFGRSDHLVLPGGTDGLTPRELAERARDCLDRFRSYGTVRDLDMGVQLLSAAVSGEQRVPQRAQLYGELAAALLLRWELRRLTEDLGAALSAVENALPHARHAHLTLAGVLEAMADEAESGRAGTDEAWWLAALSGRGQDGARPGTDGTGRPGLDGLGLAGPPDTVRPDAGSTAEPEPHEARQIAVHLLNRAHNSLVLIGGIPPASAAQRADWRLASLARIRVLRRLAELEPSYAPGCLNSAVQVAGALLAEERTAEVLLLRGTLLLALARRESAQGTPESSPAAARSYADGAVADLYAGFETLAPGSLGDAEISRAWLDLADAVELTRAEADDATRLTVLQALDQARSYAGPDREAQAACLLRMGRVLRERYESTRSRSVLDSAVSAWSEALELLPGDDPRRAGAYTELGDALTARLRVKESREDARGAVRALHRALDETSESDPELARRRYLLATAHVRRFHVEGGLADLHEAHWILGAAARATEHSALLSQIWLLRAEVVRLLWARTGSTARLGEAADHALRAAREGRAAGDPLAEARALQLRATLLERTAGPDRARREHREVLRVLSEAGEPDDGIGALSRAEIDRLADGPGAP; encoded by the coding sequence GTGAACCCCGCCCCCCGCGCCGAGACCGCCGTGAGCGCGACCCTCACGGCGCTGGTGGCACGCCTGCGGGAGGCGGAGCTCCAGCCGACCGCCCAGGAGCTGGCGGACGCCCTGTGGCTGGCCGACTACGCGAGCCCGGCGGCCCGGCCCGGCCCCCCGGTCCCGCAGACGCAGCCGAGGTTCACGGGCGGCCCCGGCGTGAAGCCCCCCGGCGACACCGAGACCCCGCCGCCCGACGGGCCCGCCCCGGCCCGGAGCGGCCCGGGGCCCGCGCCCACGCGCACGCGCACGTACGAGGGGCAGGCCGACCTCTACACCCCGGGCCCCGGCACCCGGCAGGACGGCGGCCGGGAGGCGGACGGCCGGCGGACGGCCCCGCCGGGCGGTCCCGGCGGGGCCCGGGTGGCCGCCCCGGCCGCCGCCACCCTGCCCGAACCGGCCGCCCTGCAACGGGCGTTGCGGCCCCTCCAGCAGTACCGCACCCCGGCCCGCTCGGCCGGGCACCGGCTGGACGAGCAGGCCACCGCCGACCGGGCGGCCGACCTCGGTCTGGTGGTGCCGGTGCTGAAGCCGGACCGCCGCCGCCAGGCCCGGCTCGCCCTGCTGATGGACGTCTCCTCCTCCACCGTGGTGTGGCAGCAGACGCTCGACGAGCTGCGGCAGGTCTGCGAGCGCGCCGGGGCCTTCCGCGAGGTGCGGGTGCACTTCCTGCACGAGGACGCGGACGGCAGGCCGCGCGTCGGCGGCTCGCCCGCGCCCGGCGGGCGCCTGGTCGACCCCAGCCAGCTCTGGGACCCGGCCGGACGCCGGCTCACCCTGCTGCTCAGCGACTGCGCGGGCCCCATGTGGCGCAGCGGGCAGCTCCAGCGGATGCTGTACGGCCTGTCCGGCGCGGCCCCGCTCGCGGTGGTCCAGCCGCTGCCGCAGCGGATGTGGCGCTCCACCCACCTGCCCACCCGCCAGGGCGTGCTGCGGCGCCGCGAAGGCCCCGCCGGGCGGCTGGAGTTCCGGCCGCGCAGGCCCGAGCGCGGGCAGGCCGCCCAGGGCGTGCCGGTGCCGGTGCTGGCCCTGCGCCAGTCCTCGTTCGGATCCTGGGCGCGGCTGGTGAGCGGGGGCAGCGAGCAGAGCATGGAGGCGGCGGTCGGGCGGGTGCGCGCCGACCACGGCGCGGCCCCGGGCAGCCCGCGCGCCGAGCAGGGCCTGCCGCCGGACGAGCGGTTGGCCGCGTTCCGCGCCACCGCCTCGCCCGACGCGGCCCAGCTGGCCGCCTGTCTGTCGGCGGCGCCGCTGGTGCTGCCGGTGATGCAGCTGGTGCAGCGGGCGATGCTGGTCAACAGCGGGCCCGAGGTGCTGGCCGAGGTGCTGCTCAGCGGCCTGCTGAAGGCGTCCGACGGGCAGGGCGCGGACCGGGCGCCCGGCTACGTCTTCGTCGACGGGGTGCGCGAGCGGCTGCTGGACCGGCTGGGCGCCGGGGGCGCGGCCCTGGTGCTCAAGCACTGCTCGGAGTACGTGGAGCGGCGCTACGGGCGGACCGTGCGCAACTTCCCGGCGCTCGCCGCCGCCGTCCTCGCCGGGTCCGTGGACCCCGGGGGCCCCGCCCCGGCCGGACCCTCCGACGATCCCCGGATGCGGCTCTTCGCCCGGGTCTCCTCCCAGGTCCTGCGCCGGTTCGGGCGCTCCGACCATCTGGTGCTGCCCGGCGGCACGGACGGGCTGACCCCGCGCGAACTGGCCGAACGGGCCCGCGACTGCCTCGACCGCTTCCGCTCGTACGGCACGGTCCGCGACCTCGACATGGGCGTCCAGCTGCTGTCGGCGGCCGTGAGCGGCGAACAGCGCGTACCGCAGCGGGCCCAGCTGTACGGCGAACTGGCCGCCGCGCTGCTGCTGCGCTGGGAGCTGCGGCGGCTCACCGAGGACCTGGGCGCGGCCCTGTCCGCCGTGGAGAACGCCCTGCCGCACGCCCGTCACGCCCACCTCACCCTCGCGGGCGTCCTGGAGGCGATGGCCGACGAGGCCGAGTCGGGGCGGGCGGGCACGGACGAGGCGTGGTGGCTGGCGGCGCTGTCCGGACGCGGGCAGGACGGCGCCCGGCCCGGCACGGACGGCACCGGCCGCCCCGGCCTGGACGGGCTCGGGCTCGCCGGGCCGCCGGACACGGTCCGGCCCGACGCCGGATCCACCGCCGAGCCGGAGCCGCACGAGGCCCGCCAGATCGCCGTCCACCTCCTCAACCGCGCCCACAACAGCCTCGTCCTCATCGGCGGCATCCCCCCGGCCTCGGCCGCCCAGCGCGCCGACTGGCGGCTCGCCTCGCTGGCCCGCATCCGGGTGCTGCGACGGCTCGCCGAGCTGGAGCCGTCCTACGCGCCGGGCTGCCTCAACAGCGCGGTGCAGGTGGCCGGGGCGCTGCTGGCCGAGGAGCGCACCGCCGAGGTCCTGCTGCTGCGCGGCACCCTGCTGCTCGCCCTCGCCCGCCGCGAGTCGGCCCAGGGCACGCCGGAGTCGTCCCCGGCCGCCGCGCGCTCGTACGCCGACGGCGCCGTCGCCGACCTGTACGCCGGGTTCGAGACGCTCGCCCCCGGCTCGCTCGGCGACGCCGAGATCAGCCGGGCCTGGCTGGACCTGGCCGACGCCGTCGAGCTCACCCGGGCCGAGGCCGACGACGCGACCCGGCTGACCGTCCTCCAGGCCCTCGACCAGGCCCGCAGCTACGCGGGCCCGGACCGCGAGGCGCAGGCCGCGTGCCTGCTGCGGATGGGGCGGGTGCTGCGCGAACGGTACGAGTCGACCCGCAGCCGCAGCGTCCTCGACTCGGCGGTGTCGGCCTGGTCGGAGGCGCTGGAGCTGCTGCCCGGCGACGATCCGCGCCGGGCCGGGGCCTACACCGAGCTCGGTGACGCGCTCACGGCGCGGCTGCGCGTCAAGGAGTCCCGCGAGGACGCCCGGGGCGCGGTGCGCGCCCTGCACCGGGCGCTGGACGAGACCTCCGAGAGCGACCCCGAACTCGCCCGCAGGCGCTACCTCCTGGCCACCGCCCACGTCCGCAGGTTCCACGTCGAGGGCGGTCTCGCCGACCTCCACGAGGCCCACTGGATCCTGGGCGCCGCCGCCCGCGCCACCGAGCACAGCGCGCTGCTGTCGCAGATCTGGCTGCTGCGCGCCGAGGTGGTGCGGCTGCTGTGGGCGCGCACCGGCTCCACGGCCCGGCTCGGGGAGGCCGCCGACCACGCGCTGCGGGCCGCCCGCGAGGGCCGGGCGGCCGGGGACCCGCTGGCCGAGGCGCGGGCGCTACAGCTGCGGGCCACGCTGCTCGAACGGACGGCGGGCCCGGACCGAGCACGGAGGGAGCACCGTGAGGTACTGCGCGTCCTTTCGGAGGCGGGGGAGCCGGACGACGGGATCGGGGCCCTGAGCCGGGCGGAGATCGACCGTCTCGCGGACGGGCCGGGAGCGCCGTGA
- a CDS encoding AAA family ATPase, producing MDDWLIYRGFGEPDPERIDALPDPPRWRAFDGEPRPYRVPEIDIASRRRLGERVAELSAHDAETLQLINAALYLRRPLLITGEPGSGKSTLAHSLAYELGLGRVLQWPIISRTELKDGLYTYDAIGRLHDAQLADGQAEDIGRYIKLGPLGTALLPAERPRVLLIDELDKSDIDLPNDLLNVLEEGEFSLPELERIADRPGREVVEVLTDDGYRVEVAHGKVRCRAFPVTILTSNGERDFPAPLLRRCIHLHLEPPREERLAAFVQAHFGPGADERNVDLLSRFTRDDGDGELRPTDQLLNAIFLTQQVRDEGPERREEIAELLLRPLDTRQR from the coding sequence ATGGACGACTGGCTGATCTACCGGGGCTTCGGGGAGCCCGATCCGGAGCGGATCGACGCGCTGCCGGACCCGCCGCGCTGGCGCGCCTTCGACGGCGAGCCCCGCCCCTACCGGGTGCCGGAGATCGACATCGCCTCCCGGCGCAGGCTCGGCGAGCGCGTCGCCGAGCTCTCCGCGCACGACGCCGAGACGCTCCAGCTGATCAACGCCGCGCTGTATCTGCGCCGCCCGCTGCTGATCACCGGCGAGCCCGGCTCGGGCAAGTCGACCCTGGCCCACTCCCTCGCGTACGAACTGGGGCTCGGCCGGGTCCTCCAGTGGCCGATCATCAGCCGCACCGAGCTCAAGGACGGGCTCTACACCTACGACGCGATCGGGCGGCTGCACGACGCCCAGCTCGCCGACGGCCAGGCCGAGGACATCGGCCGGTACATCAAGCTCGGGCCGCTCGGCACGGCGCTGCTGCCCGCCGAGCGCCCGCGCGTCCTGCTCATCGACGAGCTCGACAAGAGCGACATCGACCTCCCCAACGACCTGCTGAACGTGCTGGAGGAGGGCGAGTTCTCCCTCCCCGAACTGGAGCGGATCGCCGACCGGCCGGGTCGCGAGGTGGTCGAGGTGCTCACCGACGACGGGTACCGGGTCGAGGTGGCGCACGGCAAGGTGCGCTGCCGCGCCTTCCCCGTGACCATCCTGACCAGCAACGGGGAGCGCGACTTCCCGGCGCCGCTGCTGCGCCGCTGCATCCACCTGCACCTGGAGCCGCCGCGCGAGGAGCGCCTCGCGGCCTTCGTGCAGGCCCACTTCGGACCCGGCGCCGACGAGCGGAACGTGGATCTGCTCTCCCGGTTCACCCGCGACGACGGCGACGGCGAACTGCGCCCCACCGACCAGCTCCTGAACGCCATCTTCCTGACCCAGCAGGTCCGTGACGAGGGGCCGGAGCGGCGCGAGGAGATAGCCGAGCTGCTGCTGCGCCCGCTGGACACCAGGCAGCGGTGA
- a CDS encoding trypsin-like peptidase domain-containing protein, giving the protein MPSSSAAGPPDPYLHELTRLATVHLLAARGGPMWGSGFFVAPGWVLTCAHVLRARLAGDREQVFHVDSDSLGGEPLRARLAAWLVDDDLSGDDIPVEQDLALVKLLDEDVEHECVWLSDCAEPPGVGAHVHGFRPDNGPQRWHTGIDIRTHDGSYGLRFTDTEFPKGVSGGPVLDPHTGAVVAVMKSRRVERDGGRAIALPVLRRFGELYQTVIAEHDQWHGSAPRANGYNWIERQQELPAAGLHRTAEHWSPVDRRAALRLLASVPAPGGVPPVAKLARKARGGIAPPGSLPQPVSWRDGHGLLYEAHRPMPAIAFLHYLKLVVEYERGRGGDPAGLDAWVSERLRGVPAVMHTLVTEARLPEALLPVLGPGAPEEHMTVLPYPRTDGGAVVTVELEPLSDAPDRFYWRIRVHDGDREGSRPVAEECHGNGVAPGQLISKLRRELVTAFESVDTDDCPAPLEVALPADHFDTAVHRWLLTETGRLYRPPHLGVQRRVVLRDLDRRGGVDPYWRERWDGLMAAEALLAVPQPLAGKAPRAHHFTGMAPGEVPVLCRPAGRGVGGAAMRMALDAGHGLALWHTDGHSEHGCREFCTALRAGFAELLGQAKDPTELPDRLRRIREDVSDSKDAQHWAEGVAMLYDDPDRPLPDLPRVDAP; this is encoded by the coding sequence ATGCCTAGCTCTTCGGCGGCCGGCCCCCCGGACCCGTACCTCCACGAACTCACCCGACTGGCCACCGTGCACCTGCTGGCGGCCCGGGGCGGCCCGATGTGGGGCAGCGGCTTCTTCGTCGCCCCCGGCTGGGTGCTCACCTGCGCGCATGTGCTGCGCGCGCGGCTGGCCGGGGACCGCGAGCAGGTCTTCCACGTCGACAGCGACAGCCTGGGCGGCGAGCCGCTGCGGGCCCGGCTGGCGGCCTGGCTGGTCGACGACGACCTGAGCGGCGACGACATCCCCGTCGAGCAGGACCTGGCCCTGGTCAAGCTGCTCGACGAGGACGTGGAGCACGAGTGCGTCTGGCTGAGCGACTGCGCCGAGCCGCCCGGCGTCGGCGCCCACGTCCACGGCTTCCGGCCCGACAACGGCCCGCAGCGCTGGCACACGGGCATCGACATCCGCACCCACGACGGGAGTTACGGGCTGCGGTTCACCGACACCGAGTTCCCCAAGGGCGTCTCCGGCGGACCCGTGCTCGACCCGCACACCGGGGCCGTGGTCGCCGTCATGAAGTCGCGCCGGGTCGAACGCGACGGCGGCCGGGCGATCGCGCTGCCGGTGCTGCGCCGGTTCGGCGAGCTCTACCAGACCGTGATCGCCGAACACGACCAGTGGCACGGCTCGGCGCCCCGCGCCAACGGCTACAACTGGATCGAGCGCCAGCAGGAGTTACCGGCCGCCGGGCTGCACCGCACCGCCGAGCACTGGAGTCCGGTCGACCGGCGCGCGGCGCTGCGGCTGCTCGCCTCGGTGCCCGCGCCCGGCGGGGTGCCACCGGTGGCCAAGCTGGCCCGCAAGGCGCGCGGCGGGATCGCGCCGCCCGGCAGCCTGCCCCAGCCCGTCTCCTGGCGCGACGGCCACGGACTGCTCTACGAGGCGCACCGGCCGATGCCCGCCATCGCCTTCCTGCACTACCTCAAGCTCGTCGTGGAGTACGAGCGCGGGCGCGGCGGCGACCCGGCCGGGCTCGACGCCTGGGTGAGCGAGCGGCTGCGCGGGGTGCCCGCCGTGATGCACACCCTGGTCACCGAGGCGCGGCTGCCCGAAGCGCTGCTGCCGGTGCTGGGGCCCGGCGCGCCCGAGGAGCACATGACCGTACTGCCCTACCCGCGCACCGACGGCGGCGCGGTGGTCACCGTCGAGCTGGAGCCCCTCTCGGACGCGCCCGACCGCTTCTACTGGCGCATCCGGGTCCACGACGGCGACCGCGAGGGCTCCAGACCCGTGGCCGAGGAGTGCCACGGCAACGGGGTGGCGCCCGGCCAGCTGATCAGCAAGCTGCGCCGCGAGCTGGTCACCGCGTTCGAGAGCGTGGACACGGACGACTGCCCGGCGCCCCTGGAAGTCGCCCTGCCCGCCGACCACTTCGACACCGCCGTGCACCGCTGGCTGCTCACCGAGACGGGGCGGCTGTACCGGCCGCCCCACCTCGGGGTGCAGCGCCGGGTGGTGCTGCGCGACCTCGACCGGCGCGGCGGCGTCGACCCGTACTGGCGCGAGCGCTGGGACGGACTGATGGCCGCCGAGGCGCTGCTGGCCGTGCCGCAGCCGCTCGCCGGGAAGGCGCCCCGGGCCCACCACTTCACCGGCATGGCACCCGGCGAGGTGCCGGTGCTGTGCCGGCCCGCCGGGCGAGGGGTGGGCGGCGCGGCCATGCGGATGGCCCTGGACGCCGGCCACGGCCTGGCGCTCTGGCACACCGACGGCCACTCGGAGCACGGCTGCCGGGAGTTCTGCACCGCCCTGCGGGCCGGATTCGCCGAACTGCTCGGGCAGGCGAAGGACCCCACTGAACTCCCGGACCGGCTGCGCCGTATCCGTGAGGACGTCAGCGATTCCAAGGACGCCCAGCACTGGGCGGAGGGTGTGGCGATGCTGTACGACGATCCGGACCGGCCGCTGCCGGACCTCCCTCGGGTGGACGCGCCGTGA
- a CDS encoding CU044_2847 family protein — translation MAHLREIELPGGAVVLARIGTAGGYAADDDDVGVLDSAVAKVERLGELIAGVGQAVLDAAAAVRPDEAHISFGIELSAKAGAAVAILADGEAKASIQVTLGWKRPKAPAPARPLGPVPPLPANPPAGAGSDA, via the coding sequence ATGGCGCACTTGAGGGAAATCGAGCTGCCGGGCGGAGCCGTGGTACTGGCCCGGATCGGCACCGCCGGGGGGTACGCGGCCGATGACGACGACGTCGGGGTGCTGGACAGCGCCGTGGCCAAGGTGGAGCGGCTGGGCGAGCTGATCGCCGGGGTCGGCCAGGCCGTGCTGGACGCGGCGGCGGCCGTACGGCCCGACGAGGCGCACATCAGCTTCGGGATCGAGCTGTCCGCCAAGGCCGGGGCGGCCGTCGCGATCCTGGCCGACGGGGAGGCCAAGGCGTCCATCCAGGTCACCCTCGGCTGGAAGCGGCCCAAGGCACCGGCCCCGGCGCGCCCGCTGGGGCCCGTGCCGCCACTGCCCGCGAACCCGCCCGCCGGTGCCGGATCCGATGCCTAG
- a CDS encoding DUF6104 family protein, with protein sequence MYFTDRGIEELAKRRGEEEVTFEWLADQLRTFVDLNPDFEVPVERLATWLARLDDEDDEE encoded by the coding sequence GTGTACTTCACCGACCGAGGTATCGAGGAGCTGGCGAAGCGGCGCGGCGAGGAGGAGGTCACCTTCGAGTGGCTCGCCGACCAGCTGCGCACCTTCGTCGACCTGAATCCGGACTTCGAGGTCCCGGTCGAGCGCCTGGCCACGTGGCTGGCCCGGCTGGACGACGAGGACGACGAGGAGTAG
- a CDS encoding DUF4097 domain-containing protein, which yields MAESTWDVSEPRTLTFDAPVGALNVRVVNGTVNVVGTEEGSARLEVSALDGPPLIVTRNGSTLTVAYEDLPWKGFLKWFDRKGWRRSAVVSLTVPATCAVEVGVVGAGAVVSGIRGRTDVRGVTGDTTLVGLTGSIHAETVSGNLEAQAVTGDLHFQSVSGDLTVVEGAATSVKAESVSGDMVLDLDPTGKPTDVRLTTVSGEIAIRLEHPAADARVEANTTSGAVSNAFEDLRVSGQWGTKKITGTLGAGNGTLRATTVSGAIALLRRPRPEDPAPAAPATKKVL from the coding sequence ATGGCAGAGTCGACGTGGGACGTCTCGGAGCCGCGCACACTCACCTTCGACGCCCCGGTCGGCGCGCTCAACGTGCGCGTCGTCAACGGAACGGTGAACGTCGTGGGCACCGAAGAGGGTTCCGCCCGCCTTGAGGTCTCCGCCCTGGACGGCCCGCCGCTGATCGTCACCCGGAACGGCTCGACCCTCACGGTCGCCTACGAGGACCTGCCCTGGAAGGGCTTCCTCAAGTGGTTCGACCGCAAGGGCTGGCGCCGCAGCGCGGTCGTCTCCCTCACCGTGCCCGCCACCTGCGCGGTCGAGGTCGGCGTCGTCGGCGCCGGGGCCGTGGTCTCCGGGATCCGGGGGCGCACCGACGTGCGCGGCGTCACCGGCGACACCACCCTGGTGGGCCTGACCGGTTCCATCCACGCCGAGACCGTCTCCGGCAACCTGGAGGCCCAGGCCGTCACCGGCGACCTCCACTTCCAGTCCGTCTCCGGCGACCTGACCGTCGTCGAGGGCGCGGCCACCTCCGTGAAGGCCGAGTCGGTCAGCGGGGACATGGTGCTCGACCTGGACCCCACCGGAAAGCCCACCGACGTACGGCTGACCACGGTCTCCGGCGAGATCGCCATCCGCCTGGAGCACCCGGCCGCCGACGCCCGGGTGGAGGCCAACACCACCAGCGGCGCGGTCTCCAACGCCTTCGAGGACCTGCGCGTCAGCGGCCAGTGGGGCACCAAGAAGATCACCGGCACCCTGGGCGCCGGCAACGGCACCCTGCGCGCCACCACCGTCTCCGGCGCCATCGCGCTGCTGCGCCGCCCGCGCCCCGAGGACCCGGCCCCGGCCGCCCCCGCCACCAAGAAGGTGCTCTGA
- a CDS encoding helix-turn-helix transcriptional regulator — translation MPPVFAHGRLRLYLLKLLDEAPRHGYEVIRLLEERFQGLYAPSAGTVYPRLAKLEAEGLVTHTSEGGRKVYSITDAGRAELAGRSGELADLELEIRDSVSELAAEIRADVRGAAGDLRADMRRAAREAQTGPAGKAGHTGEGESWHQAKEEFKRAKQEWKEQARRAKDESRRAREDAQQARRQAKEAQDRAREQMQRVAEQVQDHFARGDWPTGVREGLAEITKELGRLTRPQPKEPPATPRPDAPAPEATRTGTTATEPTPPAWADDPATGDPARDLDRLLDRFRDDIRDAARDHGVTAHQLRETRRHLSTAAAHIGALLRTPHDT, via the coding sequence ATGCCCCCCGTCTTCGCCCACGGCCGGCTGCGGCTGTACCTCCTCAAGCTGCTCGACGAGGCCCCGCGCCACGGGTACGAGGTGATCCGCCTGCTGGAGGAGCGCTTCCAGGGCCTGTACGCGCCGAGCGCCGGCACCGTCTACCCGCGGCTGGCCAAGCTGGAGGCCGAGGGCCTGGTCACCCACACCAGCGAGGGCGGCCGGAAGGTGTACTCGATCACCGACGCGGGCCGCGCCGAACTCGCGGGCCGCAGCGGCGAACTGGCCGACCTGGAGCTGGAGATCCGCGACTCGGTCTCCGAGCTCGCCGCCGAGATCCGCGCCGATGTGCGCGGGGCGGCGGGCGATCTGCGCGCGGACATGCGGCGCGCGGCCCGCGAGGCGCAGACGGGGCCTGCGGGCAAGGCCGGGCACACCGGCGAGGGCGAGTCCTGGCACCAGGCCAAGGAGGAGTTCAAGCGGGCCAAGCAGGAGTGGAAGGAGCAGGCGCGCCGGGCGAAGGACGAGTCGCGCCGCGCCCGCGAGGACGCCCAGCAGGCGCGCCGCCAGGCCAAGGAGGCCCAGGACCGGGCGCGCGAGCAGATGCAGCGGGTGGCCGAGCAGGTGCAGGACCACTTCGCCCGGGGGGACTGGCCCACGGGGGTACGGGAGGGCCTTGCGGAGATCACCAAGGAGCTGGGCCGGCTGACCCGCCCCCAGCCCAAGGAGCCCCCGGCCACCCCCCGCCCGGACGCCCCGGCCCCGGAGGCCACCCGCACCGGGACCACGGCGACCGAGCCCACGCCCCCCGCCTGGGCCGACGACCCGGCGACCGGCGACCCGGCCCGCGACCTGGACCGCCTCCTGGACCGCTTCCGCGACGACATCCGGGACGCGGCCCGCGACCACGGAGTGACAGCCCACCAACTCCGCGAAACCCGCCGCCACCTGTCCACAGCAGCAGCCCACATCGGCGCACTCCTGCGCACCCCCCACGACACCTAG
- a CDS encoding MBL fold metallo-hydrolase has translation MIDFLGPPTPTPTLPTHWHAGHPSPKHDPAPEIQIHPYTEHTLLLRQNMSVHFEAPFLFLLFGNDRALLLDTGASPDPAHFPLRATVDALIEQWLARHPRTGYELLVAHTHGHGDHIAADAQFADRPATTVVAPGLDDVVRHFGFADWPHRTAELDLGGRVLDLVPGPGHHPAAVVFHDRHTGLLLTGDSLYPGRLYVDDAEAYARTADRLIDFCAGRPISHVLGCHIEMTTTPDEDYPRGTTYQPDEPPLQLTAAHLHTLRRALAETEGRPGSYPYGDFILVHQGRPRPGARPSR, from the coding sequence ATGATCGATTTCCTCGGCCCCCCAACCCCCACCCCCACCCTCCCCACCCACTGGCACGCAGGCCACCCCTCCCCCAAACACGACCCCGCCCCCGAGATCCAGATCCACCCGTACACGGAACACACCCTGCTGCTCCGGCAGAACATGTCCGTGCACTTCGAGGCCCCCTTCCTCTTCCTCCTCTTCGGCAACGACCGCGCCCTGCTCCTCGACACCGGCGCCAGCCCCGACCCGGCCCACTTCCCGCTGCGCGCCACCGTGGACGCCCTGATCGAGCAGTGGCTGGCCCGCCACCCCCGTACCGGGTACGAGCTGCTGGTCGCCCACACGCACGGCCACGGCGACCACATCGCGGCCGACGCGCAGTTCGCGGACCGGCCCGCCACCACGGTCGTGGCGCCCGGCCTCGACGACGTGGTGCGCCACTTCGGCTTCGCCGACTGGCCGCACCGCACCGCCGAGCTCGACCTCGGCGGCCGGGTCCTCGACCTCGTACCGGGTCCCGGCCACCACCCGGCCGCCGTCGTCTTCCACGACCGGCACACCGGCCTGCTGCTGACGGGCGACTCGCTGTACCCGGGCAGGCTGTACGTCGACGACGCCGAGGCGTACGCGCGGACCGCCGACCGCCTGATCGACTTCTGCGCCGGGCGGCCGATCAGCCACGTCCTGGGCTGCCACATCGAGATGACCACCACCCCGGACGAGGACTACCCCCGGGGCACCACCTACCAGCCCGACGAGCCGCCGCTGCAGCTGACCGCCGCGCATCTGCACACCCTGCGCCGCGCCCTGGCCGAGACGGAGGGCCGCCCGGGCTCGTACCCGTACGGGGACTTCATCCTCGTCCACCAGGGCCGGCCGCGACCCGGGGCGCGACCGTCACGGTGA